In one Flexibacter flexilis DSM 6793 genomic region, the following are encoded:
- the hemN gene encoding oxygen-independent coproporphyrinogen III oxidase gives MNLQSLIRKYDTATPRYTSYPTVPFWNDASLTPAVWEQQVKAAYTQRHENGISLYVHLPFCEALCTYCGCNKRITRNHAVETPYIDSLLAEWQMYKNLLGETPTLQELHFGGGTPTFFSAQNLDRLLSGLLEGSKPAPHPEFSVEVHPNVTDREQLQVLYNHGFMRLSVGVQDFDPKVQFVINRLQSFEQTAHVFEAAREIGYTSINADIIFGLPLQTADSIRLTIDRVRQLRPERIAFYSYAHVPWKSKAQRRYTEADLPSAEQKRAMYELGRDLLLQVGYIEIGMDHFALPHEALAQAALNGTMHRNFMGYTTQETDILLGLGASSIADTGTAFMQNIKEIEEYQQAIAEGKWPITKGHLLTDEDKLIRKHILNLMCHFETDWEQESTYSPALEEAVVRLRPLEADGLVIVEPKRVRITPLGRAFLRNVCVCLDERYWKNKEHSTQPIFSKSI, from the coding sequence ATGAATTTACAATCGCTTATTCGCAAATACGATACCGCAACGCCTCGCTACACGAGCTACCCGACCGTTCCGTTTTGGAATGATGCCAGCCTTACGCCAGCCGTTTGGGAACAGCAAGTAAAGGCCGCTTACACGCAACGCCACGAAAATGGAATAAGCCTGTACGTGCATTTGCCTTTTTGCGAAGCACTGTGCACGTATTGCGGTTGCAACAAACGTATTACGCGCAATCATGCCGTAGAAACGCCTTATATTGATAGTCTTTTGGCCGAATGGCAAATGTATAAAAACCTGTTGGGCGAAACCCCAACGCTTCAGGAACTGCATTTTGGCGGCGGAACACCCACATTTTTTTCTGCCCAAAACTTAGACAGACTTTTGTCGGGGCTGTTGGAAGGTTCAAAACCTGCACCGCACCCAGAGTTTAGTGTAGAAGTTCACCCCAACGTAACAGACAGAGAACAGTTGCAAGTGCTTTACAATCATGGATTTATGCGCCTGAGTGTGGGCGTGCAAGACTTTGACCCCAAAGTTCAGTTTGTGATTAATCGTTTGCAAAGTTTTGAGCAAACGGCACACGTTTTTGAGGCGGCGCGAGAAATTGGTTACACGTCCATCAATGCCGATATTATTTTTGGCTTGCCGCTCCAAACCGCCGATAGCATTCGCCTTACCATCGACCGCGTGCGACAATTGCGCCCCGAACGCATCGCGTTTTATAGCTACGCGCACGTACCTTGGAAAAGCAAAGCCCAACGCCGCTACACGGAAGCCGACTTGCCGTCGGCGGAACAGAAACGCGCCATGTACGAGTTAGGCCGCGATTTGCTGTTGCAAGTGGGCTACATCGAAATAGGCATGGACCATTTTGCGCTGCCGCATGAGGCATTGGCACAAGCCGCCCTCAATGGTACGATGCACCGCAATTTTATGGGTTATACCACGCAGGAAACGGATATTTTGTTAGGCTTGGGCGCGTCGTCTATCGCCGACACGGGCACGGCTTTTATGCAGAATATCAAAGAAATAGAAGAATATCAGCAGGCTATCGCCGAAGGAAAATGGCCGATTACGAAAGGGCATTTGCTTACCGACGAAGACAAGCTTATTCGTAAACATATCCTGAACCTAATGTGTCATTTTGAAACTGACTGGGAACAGGAAAGTACTTACAGCCCTGCGCTGGAAGAAGCCGTAGTGCGTTTGCGACCGTTGGAAGCCGACGGCTTGGTGATTGTAGAGCCTAAGCGCGTGCGCATTACGCCACTGGGACGCGCGTTTTTGCGGAACGTATGCGTGTGCCTCGACGAACGTTATTGGAAAAACAAAGAACACAGCACGCAGCCGATATTTAGCAAATCAATTTAA
- the ccoS gene encoding cbb3-type cytochrome oxidase assembly protein CcoS: protein MAVIIILLTVSMLVAGGFLAAFASSMRQGQFDDTVSPAVRMLIDDEDKNALAISDKAKKENKEHAQKVNA from the coding sequence ATGGCTGTAATCATTATTTTGCTCACTGTCAGCATGTTGGTAGCGGGCGGTTTTTTGGCTGCGTTCGCAAGTTCGATGCGTCAAGGCCAATTTGACGACACTGTTTCGCCTGCGGTGCGTATGCTCATCGACGACGAAGACAAAAACGCTTTGGCTATTTCCGACAAAGCCAAAAAAGAAAACAAAGAACACGCTCAAAAAGTAAACGCCTAA
- a CDS encoding complex I subunit 4 family protein, with amino-acid sequence MNVPYLSILIVLPLLAALIILFIPEKLKNSYRWITLLAALVQLWVASMLYWGFEAVAAAPSELSAYKWVERYKWLAFGGDGSGLQIDYFVGVDGLSISMVWLTALVMAVGALASWHVQDKARGYFALYGLLSAAIMGCFVALDFFLFYIFFEFMLLPMYFLIGLWGGVGREYASIKFFIYTLVGSLFILVGMIALCTSVQENGVYTFSLPAMMNPHNFAPDALLNVANQTVIAGLPVRHWIFWALVIGFLIKLPAVPLHTWLPDAHVEAPTAISVVLAGVLLKVGGYGLLRIAYSIFPDAAAHYAWWLGALGVLSIIYGALNALAMHDLKKLIAYSSVSHMGFVLLGIASLTHEGVNGAVYQMFSHGIISAMLFLIVGVLYDRTHDRRIENYAGLASAMPRYTFFTAAAFFASLGLPMFSGFIAEALALLGAFKSVHLSPAMAVISTLGIVLAAAYYLWAFRRMFLGKFWVRGGDSWSAFLVDLTTREMLLLMPLALLTLLFGVYPALLLDKISPTITAFIQMIK; translated from the coding sequence GTGAACGTCCCGTATTTATCTATCCTCATTGTATTGCCCTTGTTGGCGGCACTTATCATTTTATTTATTCCCGAAAAGCTCAAAAACTCTTATCGCTGGATTACCTTGTTAGCGGCCTTAGTGCAATTGTGGGTTGCGTCTATGCTGTACTGGGGTTTTGAGGCGGTAGCGGCAGCACCTTCCGAGCTTTCGGCCTACAAATGGGTAGAGCGTTACAAATGGTTGGCTTTTGGAGGTGATGGCAGCGGCTTACAGATAGATTATTTTGTGGGTGTGGATGGCCTGAGTATCAGCATGGTTTGGCTTACGGCTTTGGTGATGGCGGTCGGGGCGTTGGCTTCGTGGCACGTTCAGGACAAAGCGCGTGGTTATTTCGCGCTGTACGGCTTGCTTAGTGCCGCGATTATGGGCTGTTTCGTGGCCTTAGACTTTTTCTTGTTTTATATTTTCTTTGAATTTATGCTTTTGCCCATGTACTTCCTGATTGGGCTGTGGGGTGGCGTGGGGCGCGAATACGCTTCTATTAAGTTTTTTATTTATACGCTGGTCGGGTCGCTGTTTATTTTGGTGGGCATGATTGCTTTGTGTACGTCGGTGCAAGAAAATGGCGTTTATACTTTCAGTCTGCCTGCCATGATGAACCCACATAATTTTGCGCCTGATGCGCTGTTAAATGTAGCGAATCAGACTGTTATTGCTGGCTTGCCTGTTCGTCACTGGATATTTTGGGCATTGGTTATTGGTTTTCTTATCAAATTGCCTGCCGTGCCTTTGCACACGTGGCTACCCGATGCGCACGTAGAAGCCCCAACTGCTATTTCTGTAGTGCTGGCGGGTGTGTTGCTCAAAGTGGGAGGTTACGGTTTGTTACGAATTGCGTACAGTATTTTCCCAGATGCAGCCGCGCATTATGCTTGGTGGCTGGGAGCTTTGGGTGTGCTTTCTATTATTTATGGTGCGCTCAATGCGTTGGCGATGCACGATTTGAAAAAATTGATTGCGTATTCGTCGGTTTCGCACATGGGTTTTGTGCTGTTGGGGATTGCGTCGCTTACACACGAAGGTGTAAATGGGGCTGTTTATCAGATGTTTAGTCACGGAATAATTTCGGCGATGTTGTTTTTGATTGTGGGCGTACTCTACGACCGCACGCACGACCGCCGTATCGAAAACTATGCGGGTTTGGCCTCGGCCATGCCGCGTTATACGTTTTTTACGGCGGCGGCCTTTTTCGCTTCGCTGGGTTTGCCGATGTTTTCGGGATTTATCGCGGAGGCTTTGGCTTTATTGGGGGCGTTTAAATCGGTGCATTTGTCGCCTGCGATGGCGGTTATTTCTACGTTGGGCATTGTATTGGCGGCAGCCTATTATTTGTGGGCGTTTCGCAGAATGTTTTTGGGTAAATTCTGGGTGCGTGGTGGGGATTCGTGGTCGGCGTTTTTGGTGGATTTGACCACGCGCGAAATGCTGTTGCTCATGCCATTGGCTTTGCTCACATTGTTGTTTGGTGTGTATCCTGCTTTACTTTTAGATAAAATTTCGCCGACTATTACAGCATTTATTCAAATGATAAAATAA
- a CDS encoding TetR/AcrR family transcriptional regulator — protein sequence MSTRDNIIETADTLLRKNGYNDFSYKDISEIVGIKTASIHYHFPAKTDLGIAIIQAHADRLQQDTAKLRSRPPLERLERFIQYYYKLSGAGQVCVVGAFASDLGAVDENIRLKLNDFMQQTANWVREILEDGQADGTFHLNIAAQDKAVLIITNLMGLAQIARVGYLATFEQIKSQIINEIRK from the coding sequence ATGAGCACACGAGACAACATCATAGAAACGGCAGATACTTTGCTGCGCAAAAATGGATATAACGACTTTAGTTACAAAGACATATCGGAAATTGTGGGCATCAAAACAGCCTCGATACATTATCATTTTCCTGCCAAAACGGATTTGGGTATTGCCATTATTCAGGCGCACGCCGACCGTCTGCAACAAGATACCGCCAAATTGCGAAGCCGTCCGCCATTGGAGCGTTTGGAAAGATTTATACAATATTATTATAAACTCAGTGGTGCGGGGCAAGTCTGTGTCGTGGGGGCGTTTGCCAGCGATTTGGGCGCAGTGGACGAAAACATCAGGCTCAAACTCAACGATTTTATGCAGCAAACAGCCAACTGGGTACGCGAAATTTTGGAAGATGGGCAAGCCGACGGCACTTTTCATCTCAATATTGCCGCCCAAGACAAAGCCGTCCTGATTATCACAAACCTGATGGGCTTGGCGCAAATTGCACGTGTGGGCTATTTGGCGACTTTCGAGCAAATCAAATCACAGATTATCAACGAAATACGAAAATAA
- the cdd gene encoding cytidine deaminase, with product MSEKKELKIAIDVYANEAELPEHLRVLWHNATAATNNAYAPYSNFHVGAALLLSDGSILQGNNQENAAYPSGLCAERTALFYASANYGQHQVKAIAVAARPSLKPTHFLPIVPCGGCRQVMREYEYKQKQNIQILLPTDGGKFYVFDSVAALLPLSFDASQLA from the coding sequence ATGTCAGAAAAAAAAGAATTAAAAATAGCGATTGACGTATATGCAAATGAAGCTGAATTGCCAGAACATTTGCGTGTTTTGTGGCACAATGCCACTGCCGCCACGAATAATGCTTACGCTCCGTATTCTAACTTCCATGTAGGAGCAGCATTGCTGTTGAGTGATGGCTCTATTTTGCAAGGCAATAACCAAGAAAATGCCGCGTATCCGTCGGGTTTATGCGCCGAACGTACCGCACTTTTTTATGCTTCGGCTAATTACGGACAGCACCAAGTGAAAGCCATTGCTGTGGCGGCTCGCCCTTCTTTGAAGCCAACCCATTTTTTACCCATAGTACCTTGTGGCGGTTGCCGACAAGTAATGCGCGAATACGAATACAAGCAAAAGCAAAACATTCAAATTCTGTTGCCTACTGATGGCGGAAAATTCTACGTGTTTGATTCGGTGGCTGCGCTTTTGCCGCTGAGCTTTGATGCTTCTCAGTTGGCTTAA
- a CDS encoding nucleoside recognition domain-containing protein, translating to MVLNYIWILFFLIAFVIATIKLVFFGDTEVFPELVNSTMAMSKTAFEISIGLTGAMSLWLGFMRIGEQAGAITRLAKLVNPFFTRLFPEIPPHHPAIGAMLMNFSANMLGLDNAATPLGLKSMKALQELNPNKDTASNAQIMFLVLNASGLTLIPISIMVYRVQMGAGNPADIFLPTLLATFFSTMAGLISVAIYQKINLFDKVILAYLGGVSLVVGLIIWYFLGLPQEQIGKISSIVGNFILFGVLTLFIVLAIKAKINVYETFIEGAKEGFETATKVIPYLVAMLVGIGVFRACGAMDLLLQGITYTLDAANINADFVPALPTALMKPLSGSGARGMMLDAMKTYGADSFVGRLVCVMQGSADTTFYIVAVYFGSVGVRNSRYAIPCGLIADAVGMIAAIGLAYLFFT from the coding sequence ATGGTACTGAATTATATTTGGATTCTGTTCTTTCTTATTGCTTTTGTTATTGCCACTATCAAATTGGTATTTTTCGGCGACACAGAAGTATTTCCCGAACTGGTCAATTCCACGATGGCCATGTCCAAAACAGCCTTTGAAATTTCGATTGGTTTGACGGGTGCCATGTCGCTTTGGTTGGGTTTTATGCGCATCGGCGAGCAAGCTGGCGCGATTACGCGGCTGGCCAAGCTGGTGAATCCATTTTTTACAAGACTTTTTCCCGAAATACCGCCACATCATCCCGCTATCGGAGCGATGCTAATGAACTTTTCGGCCAACATGTTGGGGCTGGACAATGCCGCCACGCCGCTCGGCCTCAAGTCCATGAAAGCACTTCAGGAATTGAACCCCAACAAAGACACGGCTTCTAATGCCCAAATTATGTTTTTGGTACTCAATGCTTCGGGTCTTACGCTTATCCCGATTTCGATTATGGTGTATCGGGTGCAAATGGGTGCGGGCAATCCTGCGGACATTTTCTTGCCAACGCTTTTAGCTACATTTTTCTCTACGATGGCAGGGCTTATTTCTGTAGCTATTTATCAGAAAATCAATTTGTTTGATAAAGTAATATTGGCGTATTTGGGCGGTGTTAGCTTGGTGGTTGGGCTAATTATTTGGTATTTTCTGGGACTGCCACAAGAACAAATCGGGAAAATTTCGAGCATTGTCGGCAACTTCATTTTGTTTGGGGTGCTGACATTATTTATTGTTTTGGCCATTAAAGCAAAAATAAATGTGTATGAAACCTTCATTGAAGGCGCGAAAGAAGGTTTTGAGACGGCTACCAAAGTAATTCCGTATTTGGTGGCAATGCTCGTGGGTATCGGCGTGTTCAGGGCTTGCGGAGCAATGGATTTGTTGCTTCAGGGCATTACTTATACACTGGACGCAGCCAATATTAACGCCGACTTTGTACCCGCTTTGCCAACCGCACTCATGAAGCCGCTAAGCGGTAGCGGAGCGCGGGGCATGATGCTCGATGCCATGAAAACCTATGGCGCGGATTCGTTTGTGGGGCGTTTGGTATGTGTTATGCAAGGTTCTGCAGATACAACTTTCTATATCGTAGCCGTGTATTTTGGTTCGGTGGGTGTGCGCAACAGCCGCTACGCCATTCCGTGCGGACTCATTGCCGACGCGGTGGGCATGATTGCCGCCATCGGGTTAGCTTATTTGTTTTTTACCTAA
- a CDS encoding alpha/beta hydrolase family protein: MIHQEKFETQCADGVTLRGILLIPENPKAVVQFNCGTAAKKESYLKFLEYIAQHGYVCCLWDYRGSGESAPQNMRDCQFRFSDYGLKDMPAIKDFLNQRFPNLPYLLLAHSAGGQQIGFMHNLNEVKGAVNIAVSTGYYPNMPLNYRLKAYFFFYLFSPLSIQLTGWVRAKKFGFMEDLPREVVREWRSWCAERDFFFSPKYYQKTVPKGHYQEFDFPIHVFWTPDDTISNEKNTQNLWKHIRSDKGIEFTRVEPSALGVKQIGHFGFFRSSLKNQFWPNVVKQLDVFLA, translated from the coding sequence ATGATTCATCAAGAAAAATTTGAAACGCAATGTGCCGACGGCGTAACGCTGCGCGGCATTTTATTAATTCCCGAAAATCCGAAAGCGGTCGTGCAGTTCAACTGCGGCACAGCGGCAAAAAAAGAATCTTATTTGAAGTTTTTGGAGTACATCGCTCAGCACGGCTATGTGTGTTGCCTATGGGATTACAGAGGAAGCGGCGAGTCTGCGCCCCAAAATATGCGCGACTGCCAGTTTCGCTTTTCGGATTATGGACTAAAAGACATGCCCGCTATCAAAGATTTTTTGAACCAACGATTTCCCAACCTACCGTATTTGTTATTGGCACATAGCGCAGGCGGGCAGCAAATCGGGTTCATGCACAACCTGAATGAAGTAAAAGGCGCGGTCAATATTGCCGTTTCGACGGGATATTATCCCAATATGCCATTGAATTACAGACTGAAAGCCTACTTTTTCTTTTATCTGTTCTCGCCGCTCAGCATCCAACTGACGGGCTGGGTACGTGCAAAAAAATTTGGATTCATGGAAGACTTGCCGCGCGAGGTGGTACGAGAATGGCGCAGTTGGTGTGCAGAACGTGACTTTTTCTTTAGCCCAAAATATTATCAAAAAACCGTTCCGAAAGGTCATTATCAAGAATTTGATTTCCCGATTCACGTTTTTTGGACACCCGACGACACTATTTCCAACGAAAAAAACACCCAAAATTTATGGAAACACATTCGTTCGGACAAAGGAATTGAATTTACGCGCGTAGAGCCGTCCGCATTGGGAGTCAAGCAAATAGGTCATTTCGGGTTTTTCCGTTCTTCGCTCAAAAATCAATTTTGGCCTAATGTGGTCAAGCAATTAGATGTTTTTTTAGCCTAA
- a CDS encoding DUF4097 family beta strand repeat-containing protein, which produces MKTSFYKILIATVLAFSVLPNTVSLAQNNAEQEALRAEKEAQRQMQEAQRQLQEAQRKLKEAQRQAAAAQRQAAVAQKQAEKAKAAAKPPAVPPVPPASKSKSRVDVTVEEDGQTWNWTWDADDFESKIERLGTKLERAFEGFGEGMEGFGDDMERAGDKIARAFENGSVEFERSLNDADRKSGRSRWGVNDVSQKRTVSFKANASDVQKLSITNKYGKVHINTSDRQDISIETEIIAHASNEATAKNLLQGVDVQQYTKDKIMYLNTIITKQNTNRRNEYKGMEINYTVTIPKNLSVQVNNSFGDVYLATFTGSSDVNVSYGSVKFDQLLGNDNRVKVSFGTAMADYIRQGKLDVSYSTLRLQKAGSLDMKTDFSTLDLDDMQTIILNSRYDNIDIDNIDVLRGKAAFTKISLDKLYEELDMKVQYCDNFEVGEVSRKFRKIDLDSKFGSIDLDFDENATFDLDSHFQFGDLRVDRDFVKMTVSERRPNNNTYRGTVGKGTPTSVVKIRSQYGDAHIDTK; this is translated from the coding sequence ATGAAAACATCGTTTTATAAAATATTGATAGCTACCGTATTGGCCTTTAGCGTCTTGCCCAATACCGTTAGTTTGGCGCAAAACAATGCCGAGCAGGAAGCACTCAGAGCAGAAAAAGAAGCTCAACGACAAATGCAAGAAGCTCAAAGGCAATTGCAAGAAGCGCAGCGAAAACTCAAAGAAGCGCAAAGACAGGCCGCCGCCGCCCAAAGGCAAGCTGCTGTTGCTCAGAAGCAAGCTGAAAAAGCAAAAGCAGCTGCCAAACCACCTGCCGTACCACCTGTACCGCCAGCTTCGAAGTCCAAGTCCAGAGTAGATGTTACGGTGGAAGAAGATGGCCAAACGTGGAACTGGACTTGGGATGCCGACGATTTTGAATCGAAAATAGAACGCTTGGGTACAAAATTGGAACGTGCCTTTGAGGGTTTTGGGGAAGGAATGGAAGGCTTCGGCGATGATATGGAAAGGGCTGGAGACAAAATTGCGCGTGCTTTTGAAAATGGTAGCGTGGAGTTTGAGCGTTCGCTCAACGATGCTGATCGTAAATCGGGTCGCAGCCGTTGGGGTGTGAATGATGTTTCTCAAAAACGCACGGTTAGTTTTAAAGCCAATGCCTCAGATGTACAAAAGTTGAGCATTACCAACAAATACGGAAAAGTGCATATTAATACTTCTGATCGCCAAGATATTAGTATTGAGACGGAAATTATAGCGCACGCCTCAAATGAAGCAACTGCCAAAAATCTTTTGCAAGGGGTTGATGTTCAGCAATATACAAAAGATAAAATCATGTACCTGAACACGATTATCACCAAACAGAACACCAACCGTCGCAACGAATACAAAGGCATGGAAATAAATTACACGGTTACCATTCCCAAAAATTTGTCGGTGCAAGTGAACAACAGTTTTGGAGATGTGTATCTGGCCACTTTTACGGGTAGCTCGGACGTAAATGTGAGTTATGGTAGCGTTAAATTTGACCAACTGCTCGGCAACGACAACCGCGTAAAAGTATCGTTTGGTACGGCAATGGCCGATTATATCCGACAAGGCAAACTTGATGTTTCGTACTCAACGCTTCGCCTCCAAAAAGCGGGTTCGCTTGACATGAAAACCGATTTTTCTACGCTGGATTTGGATGATATGCAGACAATTATCCTCAATAGCCGTTACGATAACATTGATATTGACAATATAGATGTGTTGCGCGGAAAGGCTGCTTTTACCAAAATTTCGTTGGATAAACTTTACGAAGAATTGGACATGAAAGTACAGTATTGCGACAATTTTGAAGTAGGAGAGGTGAGCCGCAAATTCAGGAAAATTGATTTGGATAGCAAATTCGGAAGCATTGACCTTGATTTTGATGAAAACGCCACTTTTGATTTAGATTCACATTTTCAATTCGGGGATTTGCGCGTGGACAGAGATTTTGTAAAAATGACGGTTTCGGAACGTCGCCCAAATAACAATACTTACAGAGGCACTGTCGGAAAAGGCACGCCAACGAGTGTTGTCAAAATCAGGTCGCAATATGGCGATGCTCACATAGACACAAAATAA
- a CDS encoding PAS domain-containing protein, with amino-acid sequence MNETIRITNQLAIRSILLGVVFFAVAFFVYPSLQFLLVCFLLNCFLAFIFSVRGNITVARLLLCAPNAVLGNIAIAYLMPDGQPIYASLIVIQLTFFMTPFVLYSYSERFYLFANAIFVGALIMLFPYLNNAFHGDFDTETFKSGYMQYVCFGVILVFLTDSLFLFLHANHKFRERNSVWIEESNQKNAELENARQDIENTLLEVQKAHKEDEKRTWIANGLAQGAAILRQSADNEQQMFDDMLLFIVKYLNANQGGLYLVEGHDDNDLHISLKSLYAYERKRHQQRRIEIGQGLLGRCYLEQETIFLKDVPQNYTQITSGLGAATPTCITIVPLKLNDAVEGLLELASFQVLEAHEVEFLERLSETLASSIRNAHVTQRTQTLLARSQEQAEQMRQQEEMMRQNVEELQATQEEMMRTQQVMATKEANLQALLNNIEAAVVSVDKDYHLLTINKRMREMYRSKGVQLTEGVNILKQLSAEEAADRKEQFDKALSGESFSFTERVISPVTKEPAYFDIAFMPIYDENENIIGLTSMSKNVTEAQNLRQEIERKKSMLEAVINAYDDNILVLDRGYNVVLVNKGYRERYKQMGIEYYDGMNVFQVIAADAREEWKGYYDRTLAGETYAFTLEYKDAQGNPLRRQYAFYPIYGEGNRSIIGLALINRLLN; translated from the coding sequence ATGAATGAAACAATACGTATTACCAATCAGTTGGCCATACGTTCTATTCTATTAGGAGTTGTATTTTTTGCGGTAGCTTTTTTCGTTTACCCAAGTTTGCAATTTTTGTTGGTATGCTTTCTGCTCAACTGCTTTCTTGCTTTTATATTTAGTGTTCGAGGGAATATTACGGTCGCACGGCTGCTTTTGTGCGCGCCTAATGCCGTATTGGGCAATATTGCTATCGCGTATCTGATGCCCGACGGCCAACCCATTTACGCTTCCTTGATCGTGATACAACTCACGTTCTTTATGACCCCTTTTGTGCTGTATTCATATTCCGAAAGGTTCTACCTGTTTGCCAACGCCATTTTTGTTGGGGCGTTGATTATGTTGTTTCCGTACTTGAATAATGCTTTTCATGGCGATTTTGATACAGAAACATTCAAGTCGGGTTATATGCAATACGTTTGTTTTGGTGTAATCCTTGTTTTTTTGACCGATTCTTTGTTTTTGTTTTTGCATGCCAATCATAAATTTAGAGAACGTAACAGTGTTTGGATCGAAGAAAGCAATCAGAAAAATGCAGAGTTAGAAAATGCCCGCCAAGACATTGAAAATACACTTTTGGAAGTACAAAAAGCCCACAAAGAAGACGAAAAACGCACTTGGATAGCCAACGGCTTGGCACAAGGAGCGGCTATTTTGCGCCAGTCTGCCGACAATGAACAACAAATGTTTGATGATATGTTGTTGTTTATTGTCAAATACTTAAATGCCAATCAAGGGGGATTGTATTTGGTGGAAGGCCACGACGACAACGACTTGCATATTTCGCTCAAAAGTTTGTATGCCTACGAACGCAAACGCCATCAGCAACGCCGCATCGAAATAGGGCAGGGGCTTTTGGGACGTTGCTATTTGGAGCAAGAAACAATCTTCTTGAAAGACGTACCGCAAAATTATACGCAAATTACATCGGGGCTAGGCGCGGCTACGCCTACTTGTATCACGATTGTACCGCTCAAACTCAACGATGCCGTAGAAGGTTTGTTGGAACTGGCTTCTTTTCAAGTGTTGGAAGCGCACGAAGTGGAGTTTTTGGAGCGTTTGAGTGAGACCTTGGCATCGTCTATCCGTAATGCTCATGTTACCCAAAGAACCCAAACCTTATTGGCTAGGTCGCAGGAACAAGCCGAGCAAATGCGCCAACAAGAAGAAATGATGCGCCAAAACGTAGAAGAGTTACAAGCCACGCAAGAAGAAATGATGCGCACGCAGCAAGTAATGGCCACCAAAGAAGCTAATTTGCAAGCACTTCTCAATAATATAGAAGCTGCCGTCGTGTCGGTGGACAAAGATTATCATTTGCTTACCATCAATAAGCGTATGCGCGAAATGTACCGAAGCAAAGGTGTACAGCTTACGGAGGGCGTAAATATACTCAAACAACTTTCGGCGGAAGAAGCTGCCGACCGCAAGGAACAATTTGATAAGGCTTTGTCAGGCGAATCTTTTAGTTTTACAGAACGTGTTATTTCGCCTGTAACCAAAGAACCAGCTTATTTTGATATAGCATTTATGCCTATTTATGACGAAAACGAAAATATCATAGGTCTTACTTCTATGTCCAAAAATGTAACAGAGGCGCAAAACCTTCGCCAAGAAATTGAACGTAAAAAATCAATGCTTGAAGCGGTGATTAATGCCTATGATGATAATATTTTGGTGTTGGATAGGGGGTACAATGTTGTTTTGGTTAATAAAGGCTATCGGGAACGTTACAAGCAAATGGGAATAGAATATTATGATGGAATGAATGTGTTTCAGGTGATAGCCGCCGATGCTCGTGAGGAATGGAAAGGCTACTATGACCGCACTTTGGCTGGTGAAACCTACGCGTTTACATTAGAGTATAAAGATGCACAAGGCAATCCGTTGCGCCGCCAATATGCGTTCTATCCGATCTATGGCGAAGGCAATCGCTCGATTATTGGTTTGGCTCTAATCAATCGTTTGCTTAATTAA
- a CDS encoding RNA polymerase sigma factor has product MTTAPTYIDPHAAIVERCRSNDPKAQYELYKLYKKAMFNVALRIVGDVQEAEDVLQESFLIAFREVSNFKGDASFGLWLKKIVVNKAIRGLQKRRLVFSSLADDTDHPDEASPWPSAHTATEEQVQAIRQAIMRLPDGYRVVLSLYLLEGYDHAEIAQILSISEATSKSQYSRARKKLLEICQQ; this is encoded by the coding sequence TTGACTACTGCACCAACATACATAGACCCACACGCGGCCATTGTGGAGCGTTGCCGAAGCAACGACCCCAAGGCGCAATATGAGCTGTATAAGCTCTACAAAAAGGCCATGTTCAATGTGGCCTTGCGCATCGTGGGCGACGTGCAAGAGGCCGAAGATGTGTTGCAAGAGTCGTTTCTGATAGCATTTAGAGAGGTTAGCAATTTCAAAGGCGATGCTTCGTTTGGGTTGTGGCTCAAAAAGATAGTGGTCAATAAAGCCATTCGCGGACTACAAAAGAGGAGGTTAGTTTTTAGTTCGTTGGCCGACGACACCGACCACCCCGACGAAGCAAGCCCTTGGCCTTCGGCACACACGGCCACAGAGGAACAAGTACAAGCCATACGGCAAGCCATCATGCGACTGCCCGACGGCTATCGAGTTGTACTTTCGCTGTATCTGTTGGAAGGCTACGACCACGCCGAAATTGCGCAAATCTTGTCTATTTCGGAGGCTACCTCCAAATCGCAGTATAGTAGAGCGCGTAAAAAACTGCTCGAAATCTGCCAACAATAA